Proteins encoded together in one Amblyomma americanum isolate KBUSLIRL-KWMA chromosome 1, ASM5285725v1, whole genome shotgun sequence window:
- the LOC144124662 gene encoding uncharacterized protein LOC144124662, whose amino-acid sequence MARISTNAAPDLPPDDEEPFDVQAEQHDSSSSDYGYQLAKLLFKWKEGRRLPESTVRELANDIIDFLETVADHQQTEPLDGPAISVKEICKLQLDQLRTRSGRTTYWKVHFPFVESRTVVLCGNDTIKYVPLCDVLKCILKRSEHSNEFSNDSRTDGYMRSVFDGCAFKNHEHFAGNTSKLCLQLYSDEFEVCNPLGSKRGKHKMTAVYFSVLNFDAKLRSALQGINLVLLVKDKHIATYGFSKILEPFITDVKIIANHGITVNRNLVKGSVFIFTGDNLSSHRIGGFKCTFSQGRICRYCMALRIGTDYKHLQGDFVLRSPQGHKHHLSMLRAGLPTLSLCGVKEPSALLCPGFDPTQHLPPNIMHDLHEGVLSFALRHIISALFEERYFSLSDLNKSISEWLYDPHDICNKPEAIAKPYLQGKAVLKASATQSKYSSRSFCDGDEVTFADEVREQSGAAEYCEASDHKIDLEGTVGAICWTPRGTRAEGFESWSIQPMLG is encoded by the exons ATGGCAAGAATCAGTACAAATGCAGCACCTGATTTGCCTCCAGATGATGAAGAGCCCTTTGATGTGCAGGCCGAACAGCATGACTCTAGTTCAAGTGACTATGGTTATCAACTGGCAAAGCTACTTTTCaagtggaaggaaggaaggcggctACCTGAATCCACTGTGCGTGAGTTAGCCAATGATATTATTGATTTCTTGGAAACCGTTGCAGACCACCAGCAGACAGAACCTCTAGACGGGCCAGCCATCAGCGTAAAAGAAATTTGCAAGCTGCAACTTGACCAGCTGCGGACAAGATCAGGCCGAACAACCTATTGGAAGGTGCATTTTCCATTTGTTGAATCCCGTACGGTAGTGTTGTGTGGAAATGACACCATAAAATACGTTCCCCTCTGTGACGTGCTCAAGTGCATTCTTAAACGTTCAGAACATTCAAATGAGTTCAGCAATGACTCCCGTACTGATGGTTACATGCGTTCAGTATTTGATGGATGTGCTTTTAAAAACCATGAGCATTTTGCAGGTAATACAAGTAAACTTTGCTTGCAATTGTACAGTGATGAGTTCGAAGTCTGCAACCCACTGGGCAGCAAGAGGGGAAAGCATAAAATGACAGCTGTCTACTTCTCAGTGCTAAATTTTGATGCAAAGTTGCGGTCAGCATTGCAAGGTATTAACCTCGTACTACTTGTCAAAGATAAACATATAGCCACTTATGGATTTTCTAAAATTCTTGAGCCATTCATCACAGATGTCAAGATAATAGCAAATCATGGCATAACTGTGAATAGAAACCTTGTAAAGGGATCTGTTTTCATTTTCACTGGTGACAATTTATCTAGCCACAGAATTGGAGGCTTCAAATGCACATTCAGCCAAGGAAGAATTTGTAGGTACTGCATGGCTCTGCGGATCGGAACTGACTACAAACACTTGCAAGGTGATTTTGTGCTGCGCTCACctcaagggcacaagcaccattTGAGTATGCTGAGAGCAGGGCTGCCAACGCTGTCATTGTGTGGGGTCAAGGAGCCAAGTGCTCTTTTGTGCCCTGGCTTTGATCCGACACAACACCTTCCACCAAATATAATGCATGACCTGCATGAAGGAGTCCTATCATTTGCCCTGCGGCATATAATATCTGCCTTATTTGAAGAACGCTACTTTTCACTCAGTGATTTGAACAAAAGCATTTCAGAATGGCTTTATGATCCACATGACATCTGCAACAAACCAGAGGCCATTGCTAAGCCATATCTTCAAGgaaaagcagttttgaaggcGTCGGCAACACAA TCAAAGTACTCATCACGGTCATTTTGTGACGGTGATGAGGTGACATTTGCTGATGAGGTCAG GGAACAGAGCGGGGCGGCAGAATACTGCGAGGCGTCTGACCACAAGATTGACCTGGAGGGTACAGTTGGTGCCATATGCTGGACACCGCGTGGCACCCGCGCAGAAGGCTTTGAGTCATGGTCCATTCAGCCGATGCTGGGATAG